The sequence CTTGATATTTTATTATTTCTTGATCATCTTCGCCTAAAAGATTTATCTGCATTTCGTCATCCGGTTGATCTTGTAACAATTGTTGCTCTTGTTCTATATTTTCAGACTCAATATCTTTAGGTTGTTCAATCTTTTGAGATATTACTTCAGGTTCAATCTTTTTTGCAGGCTCTTGTTTTTGTTCTATAATTTTTTCTGCAAGCTTTTGCTTCTTTGGTAATTTTTTCTCTTTTTTTATTTCTTCTTTAAAAGAAGTGTTATTTTTTTTGTTTAAATTATTTGTGGATGCTTTTGTTCGTGTTTTTTCTTGTAATAATTTTTTTTTATTATTCTTAATTTTATTTTTACGTTCTATTCTTGTTTTTCTTGCTTTTGACTCTTGAGAGAGCCTTTTGGCATACCAATCTGTTTGAGTAAAATCTTTATGCGATTTGAATAATGCTAGAGACTGCCTTTTTGAGTGTGCACCAAAAACTAAAAATTGTTTATTTATTTTTTTATTGGAGTGTGTCGCAAAAAGTGCAATTAAAATTATTATTAGGTGGGTTATTGCAGAACCTATTAGATAATTTCTTGTTAATTTATTCTTCATATTTTAATATTAAGATACGGGTCTTGTTGACATTGCCACATACTTAACCCCGGCAAATTTTAACTGATCAACGATTTCAATTACTTTACCATAAGCTACAGATTCATCGGCTTTTACATAAACAGGTAAATCATCCTTTTGAGCTATGGCTTTTTTTATTGAATCAACAAGATCGTTTATCTTGATTGGATAACTATTGAAAAAAATTCTATTATCTTTACTTAATGTGACCACCAATTCTTGTTGCGTTCCAACTTCTTTGCTTTTACCAAAAGGTAAATCAACTTTTATACCCGTTTGAATAATTGGAGCTGAAATCATAAATATAACCAGTAGATTTAATGCGGTATCCAATAGCGGTGTAAGAACAAGTGCCGGCATTTCGACATATCTTTTTCTTTTATTTCTTTTATCTCTAAATTTAGACATAAAAACCTCCTATTTAAGATATGTAATTTTTAATATATTTAAATATCTGTCAGTTATATTTAAAAGA is a genomic window of Candidatus Dependentiae bacterium containing:
- a CDS encoding TonB C-terminal domain-containing protein, which gives rise to MKNKLTRNYLIGSAITHLIIILIALFATHSNKKINKQFLVFGAHSKRQSLALFKSHKDFTQTDWYAKRLSQESKARKTRIERKNKIKNNKKKLLQEKTRTKASTNNLNKKNNTSFKEEIKKEKKLPKKQKLAEKIIEQKQEPAKKIEPEVISQKIEQPKDIESENIEQEQQLLQDQPDDEMQINLLGEDDQEIIKYQESIQKEVSRLWHPPIGVPKGSECIVRFYIDNSGNVEKYEIMQKSNILIYDLSITQVAKKFKFEESLWGKNFSIHFRQ
- a CDS encoding biopolymer transporter ExbD codes for the protein MSKFRDKRNKRKRYVEMPALVLTPLLDTALNLLVIFMISAPIIQTGIKVDLPFGKSKEVGTQQELVVTLSKDNRIFFNSYPIKINDLVDSIKKAIAQKDDLPVYVKADESVAYGKVIEIVDQLKFAGVKYVAMSTRPVS